A window of Novosphingobium terrae contains these coding sequences:
- a CDS encoding MarR family transcriptional regulator produces the protein MAHIRAREMEALAWLEGESFIPDQLAINYGSSPRAWRHWPFAFVQAFDRPDSWHAMPTAATVRTWLEADHPEEEAWSPPPAPDIADSRLDGWARGVARLSALPRLIASADIAASFARSSPLAHGNIVIGAMLGDGFANCGDRLSAGGLAAMGLYQNHTPWRSLLTGATQDDLDELSLRARDERCRLAWLSGIAAGAMAVVGLDQRLRLWLAKLEATCASRRKSSHLRPLALLAGAGPALTVARAAEALGLSRQATTRLVAEACAANLLRDVTHGNAFRRYVITA, from the coding sequence ATGGCCCATATTCGCGCCCGTGAAATGGAAGCGCTGGCCTGGCTTGAAGGCGAAAGTTTCATCCCAGATCAGCTGGCCATCAATTATGGTTCGTCCCCCCGGGCCTGGCGGCACTGGCCCTTTGCCTTTGTTCAGGCCTTTGATCGCCCCGATAGCTGGCATGCCATGCCGACAGCAGCCACGGTCCGGACATGGCTGGAAGCGGATCACCCCGAGGAGGAGGCGTGGTCCCCTCCCCCCGCGCCGGACATCGCTGACAGCCGCCTCGATGGCTGGGCGCGCGGTGTGGCGCGGCTTTCGGCCCTGCCCCGGCTGATCGCCAGCGCGGATATCGCGGCCAGCTTCGCCCGCTCCAGCCCGCTGGCCCATGGCAACATCGTGATCGGCGCGATGCTAGGCGACGGCTTTGCAAATTGCGGCGATCGGCTCTCCGCCGGTGGGCTCGCCGCTATGGGCCTTTACCAGAATCATACCCCATGGCGTTCGCTGCTGACGGGCGCGACGCAGGACGATCTCGACGAACTCTCGCTACGCGCGCGGGACGAACGGTGCCGCCTCGCCTGGCTGAGCGGGATTGCCGCCGGCGCCATGGCGGTGGTCGGGCTCGATCAGCGGCTGCGGCTGTGGCTTGCGAAACTTGAGGCTACATGCGCGAGCCGTCGCAAATCATCGCATCTTCGTCCCCTTGCCCTGCTTGCCGGAGCCGGCCCTGCCCTCACCGTGGCGCGCGCCGCCGAGGCCTTGGGCCTGTCCCGGCAGGCGACCACGCGGCTTGTCGCTGAAGCCTGCGCGGCGAACCTCCTGCGCGACGTCACTCACGGCAATGCGTTCCGGCGTTATGTGATCACCGCCTGA